Part of the uncultured Desulfobacter sp. genome, ATCGGCATGAACAGCCATCTGGGGGCTCCAGTCAAACCCGAACAAAAAGTGATGCACCGGCACAATGTCAAAAAACCGAATCGCTTCATACAATACGGCAAGGACAATGCTGATGGTTGTAAAGACAGCTACCCCCGCACAGGCAACCAGTAGGATTTCAACCATCCTTTCCACATAATTTCTAGCCCGGAACGTTGGCGTGATTTTCAGGCGGACACCGGCCACGGCAACCATGCCCAATGCCGTAACAAGAATACTTAACGCGGTCTGGGCGACCATTTCAAGGCTTTTGTAATGCTCAACTGCGGCGATAATTACAGAACTGTTCCGGTCACTTATACTGTTGCCCGACATGGCATTTTTGATATCATTGACAATAAAATTAAGGCGGGCGTCGGGCAGAGACCGAATATGACCGGGCAGATCGGCAATCACCATATCCATGATGAGGGTGGATTTGAAAAACATCCAGAACGAAAAAATGATCAAGGCCGGCACCGCACACCAAATGGCAGTCAGCGCCCCGTAATAAAAGGGCCTGGAGTGGAGTGCCGGTGGGCCGCCCAGGCCGGCGCAAACAGCCAGGGCTTTGTTGCGGCCCATATAGAAGCCTAACAAAATCAGCATCCAAAATGTTACAATCAAATAAATCGATGTCATCCGCGTTCCTTAAAATCTGGAATACCTGTGTGGTTAAATGTTCAAATACCGGCCATGGGGCGGTCCGGTACAAAAAGCTCCGTGTGGCTTGCACAGCGCTTTTTGTACAACCTTAGTTAAATTTATTAGGTTTGATTTAACATTATATTAGCTAAACGTTAGATTTGTGTTTTGGGCTGCACTTTTTTTCTTGTTTTATCCCTGTCCATGCCGAATCCAATATTGCTTTTATTTATCCATAATTTCTCCATGGTCATCATTCAATCATTTAATGAAGAGCGTGTTTTTGAACGCCCCTGGGGTCGCCCAAAAACCAAACAACATCGTGTTTAAAGTTTTAATGGTAATATACAAAAATTAAAATTTGATTAGAGTTTAATGGGAAATGAAGGGAAAAAAAATGCCGGCCCGTTTTCGCCCGGGCCGGCATGGATCAGAAATGAATAATTTTATGCTCGAAAACTAGTTGGAACTGTTTTTTGCATCAATGTCTTCGAGAAGTTGTGTAAATGATTTTTGGCCAAGAAATTCACTGAATTGGGAGCGGTAATTATTTACCATACTGACGCCTTCAATGTTTATATCAAACACCAGCCAAGATTCGGTCCCCTGCCTGTACATCATATATGCAATGGGAATTTCAGTACCATCGGCGGTAATAATCTGAGTCTGAACTTTCGCGTACTCCCGGCTCTTTTTTGTTTTGCGCTGCTCGTTAAGGTAGACCACCTGTTCATTGGTATAGGTTTCGAGCTTGGCGATATATGTATTTTCAATCAGACGCTGGAACCGGACCGTAAATGCCTCTCTTTCTTCCGGAGATATTCTTCTCCAGTATCTCCCCAGGCTGGACTGGGCCATGCGCCCAAAATCAAAACTCTGCAGGACAATGTCACGGATTTTTTGCCTGCGAACCTCTTTTTGCTCATCCCCTTTAAGTTCGGGGGTTTTCAGCACATCAAGGATTGCGTCAATTTTGACCTTGAGGGCCTGTGTGGCCAAATCGGTCTCGTCAGCGCGAACCGGCTGGGTAAAAACAGACGTTGCAGAAAGTATGCATACAAAAAAAACCAATGTTCTGATTGCTTTCATTGCGGTTTAAATCCTTTAATTACCAGTCTCGAATACAATGCCGTTGATATCCTGGAAGGAAAAGGGTGAGGATAAATTTTTTGCAGCCTGGCCTGTGGGACCGGCTTTGGGTTTATGCCCGGAGCCTGTAAACGACAGGGTCCGACCATCTTTGAACGTAATCTGGTAGTTGGGGCGGATTCCTTTGCCCGTGGTACCGAACAGCACTTTGGATTCGGCATCTCCTGCCATGTTCTGCAATACTTTTTCAAGAAAATTTTTTGACAATTGGGCCACCCGGTCAAGGTCCCATTCAATACTGTTTTTTGCCCGTGATCCGGAACCCGATGATGTGGTTCCCTTGGTTTTCAGCTTGGCAATCCTACCTTCCATGCCCTTGAGCTTCATCGCCAGGTTCTTGACCGAACGTTCCTGAATATCACCTGAAGCCTTGGGCCTTAACTCGTCGAGTTCACCGAATGCCTGGTCAAAGCAGGCCCTTGATTCATCCACCTCTTTTTGTTCTATAAGCTGATCCATTTGATCACACAATCGATTGATGGCCAGTCTTGATTCACGGAATTTAGTGGG contains:
- a CDS encoding ABC transporter substrate-binding protein yields the protein MKAIRTLVFFVCILSATSVFTQPVRADETDLATQALKVKIDAILDVLKTPELKGDEQKEVRRQKIRDIVLQSFDFGRMAQSSLGRYWRRISPEEREAFTVRFQRLIENTYIAKLETYTNEQVVYLNEQRKTKKSREYAKVQTQIITADGTEIPIAYMMYRQGTESWLVFDINIEGVSMVNNYRSQFSEFLGQKSFTQLLEDIDAKNSSN